In one Streptomyces sp. NBC_01288 genomic region, the following are encoded:
- a CDS encoding GntR family transcriptional regulator, whose amino-acid sequence MTPQTDESPLVDDIAARIRARIMNGELAIGKPLRQAALATEFGVSRTPVREALRQLQNGGLIEMQPNRGAVVRVPAPWEVRQAYEVRAELEGMAARRAASRITERGLAALREHNAVLCEAVARSEGEVRDAGGLTTTAANDCFHTVICEAADNPWLTRMIDRINESFPRNVSSLALAGDERHRHLNIRQHEAVIDALAAHDADRADALMREHVITSGEHLTAWYERRSQTVFNG is encoded by the coding sequence ATGACGCCTCAGACTGACGAGAGTCCCCTCGTCGACGACATCGCGGCCCGCATCCGCGCGCGGATCATGAACGGCGAGCTGGCGATCGGCAAACCGCTGCGCCAGGCGGCGCTGGCCACCGAGTTCGGGGTCAGCCGCACACCGGTGCGCGAGGCGCTGCGCCAACTGCAGAACGGCGGGCTGATCGAGATGCAGCCGAACCGCGGTGCGGTGGTGCGGGTGCCCGCCCCCTGGGAGGTGCGCCAGGCCTACGAGGTCCGGGCCGAGCTGGAGGGAATGGCCGCCCGGCGCGCCGCTTCCCGGATCACGGAACGCGGGCTCGCCGCGCTGCGCGAGCACAACGCCGTGCTCTGCGAGGCGGTGGCACGATCCGAGGGTGAGGTGAGGGACGCGGGCGGACTCACCACCACGGCGGCCAACGACTGTTTCCACACGGTCATCTGCGAAGCGGCCGACAACCCCTGGCTGACCCGGATGATCGACCGGATCAACGAGAGCTTCCCGCGCAACGTCTCCTCGCTCGCCCTCGCCGGCGACGAGCGCCATCGGCACCTGAACATCCGTCAGCACGAAGCGGTGATCGACGCGTTGGCCGCGCACGACGCCGACCGCGCCGACGCGTTGATGCGCGAGCACGTCATCACTTCCGGCGAGCATCTGACGGCCTGGTACGAGCGCCGTTCCCAGACGGTCTTCAACGGCTGA
- the solA gene encoding N-methyl-L-tryptophan oxidase has protein sequence MSAPVTAGTATSPPNPAPPRTLNVAAERARTPGSFTGHHFNSAGAALLANGTVEAVIDHLRAESLSGGYEAAKHAAPALEAVYARTAELLGARLEEVALVESATAGWQRAVSALRLRPGDRVLAARSSYVSSALHLLSVERDHGVLVELLPNGPDGAVDLEALEAALRAGPAALVTAAHVPTSSGLVEPAAAIGALAGAHGVPFLLDATQSLGQLPVDMAAIGCDMLIGTGRKFLRGPRGTGLLAVRRPLLDRLAPEAPDVRGARWTAERSWELVPDAKRFELWEAAHALRLGLGAALTDLATLGVDTVAHHLAALAASLRDRLSALPGVHVTDPPAAGGAIVTFVIDGLDASEVQRQLAYRRVHLIAVPAGHGRWDMDHRGLTKVVRASVHVYNDEDDLDALVGAVREIVCLRGRGTASAVGQREAGDTRRGNAEPEVDPAPPAPSPATPSVQHTSHHRHDAIVVGLGVHGSAALRHLAARGLDVVGLEQFGLHHDLGSSHGATRMIRRAYPHPDWDALVDTAYRAWTDLEGASKAQLLDITGGLYAAPKDRPDPLRGPGCREVDAEEAARIFPGLRLPTGFTAVHDPRAGIIDAQETLRAQLTLAERSGAHIHDHTPVLGWEPDGDEIVVRTGKAVLRTRRLVLCTGPWTAAQVPSLAKHLTVTRIVNAYFATDPAGPLGPSGLGSFSVDLPQGLLYGFPATDGRGLKAGLDSGPSWDPDAPRPLATDDELTLLAEAVAQVLPGAGPVTESLTCLYTMTADRRFVVGEVPGAPQVLVASACSGHGFKFGPAIGEALADLVCGIARPDLDFLSPARLFPGGTP, from the coding sequence GTGAGCGCGCCCGTGACGGCCGGCACGGCCACCTCGCCCCCGAACCCAGCGCCCCCACGCACTCTGAACGTCGCGGCCGAACGCGCCCGAACGCCGGGCTCGTTCACCGGACACCACTTCAACTCGGCGGGCGCCGCCCTGCTCGCCAACGGCACCGTCGAGGCGGTCATCGACCACCTGCGCGCGGAGAGCCTGTCCGGCGGCTACGAGGCCGCGAAACACGCGGCTCCCGCCCTGGAGGCCGTCTACGCGCGTACCGCCGAACTCCTCGGCGCCCGGCTGGAGGAGGTCGCCCTCGTCGAGAGCGCGACAGCCGGCTGGCAGCGAGCCGTGTCGGCGCTACGACTGCGGCCCGGAGACCGGGTGTTGGCGGCCCGCTCCAGTTACGTCAGCAGTGCGCTGCACCTGCTGTCGGTCGAACGCGACCACGGCGTCCTGGTCGAACTGCTGCCCAACGGCCCTGACGGGGCGGTGGACTTGGAGGCCCTGGAGGCAGCACTGCGGGCAGGACCGGCCGCGCTGGTGACGGCCGCGCATGTCCCGACCTCCTCGGGTCTGGTCGAACCCGCCGCCGCGATAGGCGCGTTGGCCGGTGCGCATGGGGTGCCCTTCCTGCTGGACGCGACCCAGTCGCTCGGCCAGTTGCCGGTGGACATGGCCGCCATCGGCTGCGACATGCTCATCGGCACCGGCCGCAAGTTCCTGCGCGGCCCACGCGGCACGGGTCTCCTCGCGGTCCGCCGCCCGCTCCTGGACCGGCTCGCCCCCGAGGCACCCGATGTCCGGGGCGCCAGGTGGACCGCCGAGCGCAGCTGGGAACTGGTCCCGGACGCCAAACGCTTCGAACTCTGGGAAGCCGCCCACGCGTTGCGCCTGGGCCTCGGCGCCGCCCTGACCGACCTCGCCACACTCGGCGTCGACACCGTCGCCCACCACCTGGCCGCCCTCGCCGCCTCACTCCGCGACCGCCTCTCCGCACTGCCGGGCGTCCACGTCACCGACCCTCCGGCCGCCGGCGGCGCCATCGTCACCTTCGTGATCGACGGTCTCGACGCCTCCGAGGTGCAGCGCCAACTCGCCTACCGCCGCGTCCACTTGATCGCGGTGCCGGCGGGCCACGGCCGCTGGGACATGGACCACCGGGGGCTGACCAAGGTGGTCCGGGCGTCCGTCCACGTCTACAACGACGAGGACGATCTGGACGCGCTGGTGGGGGCGGTGCGGGAGATCGTCTGCCTGCGAGGGCGCGGTACGGCGTCGGCCGTGGGGCAACGGGAAGCGGGAGACACACGGCGGGGCAACGCCGAGCCGGAGGTCGATCCCGCACCACCCGCACCCTCACCGGCGACCCCATCGGTCCAGCACACTTCTCACCACCGCCACGACGCGATCGTCGTCGGTCTCGGTGTGCACGGCAGCGCCGCCCTGCGTCACCTGGCCGCGCGCGGACTCGACGTCGTCGGCCTCGAACAGTTCGGCCTGCACCACGACTTGGGTTCCTCGCACGGAGCGACCCGGATGATCCGCCGCGCCTATCCGCACCCCGACTGGGACGCCCTGGTCGACACCGCCTACCGGGCCTGGACGGACCTGGAGGGCGCCTCGAAGGCCCAACTGCTCGACATCACCGGTGGGTTGTACGCGGCACCGAAAGACCGCCCCGATCCCCTGCGCGGCCCCGGTTGCCGTGAGGTCGACGCCGAGGAGGCGGCACGGATCTTCCCGGGACTGCGGCTGCCCACCGGATTCACGGCCGTGCACGACCCGCGCGCCGGCATCATCGACGCACAGGAGACCCTGCGCGCCCAACTGACCCTGGCCGAACGCTCGGGCGCCCACATCCACGACCACACCCCCGTCCTCGGCTGGGAACCGGACGGCGACGAAATCGTGGTCCGCACCGGCAAGGCCGTCCTGCGCACGCGGCGTCTCGTGCTGTGCACCGGCCCCTGGACGGCGGCCCAAGTCCCGTCCCTGGCAAAGCATCTGACGGTCACTCGTATCGTCAACGCCTACTTCGCCACCGACCCGGCGGGACCGCTCGGCCCCTCCGGCCTCGGCAGCTTCTCCGTCGACCTGCCGCAGGGCCTCCTGTACGGGTTCCCCGCGACCGACGGCCGCGGCCTCAAGGCAGGGCTGGACAGCGGCCCGTCCTGGGACCCGGACGCTCCTCGCCCCCTAGCCACCGACGACGAACTCACCCTGCTCGCCGAGGCGGTGGCCCAGGTCCTGCCCGGTGCCGGGCCCGTGACCGAAAGCCTGACCTGCCTCTACACGATGACCGCCGACCGGCGTTTCGTCGTCGGCGAAGTGCCGGGCGCACCGCAGGTGTTGGTCGCGTCGGCGTGTTCGGGGCACGGGTTCAAGTTCGGACCGGCGATCGGCGAGGCGCTGGCCGACCTCGTGTGCGGAATCGCCCGCCCGGACCTGGACTTCCTCTCCCCGGCCCGGCTGTTTCCCGGTGGCACCCCGTGA
- a CDS encoding cytidine deaminase: protein MSAPASMDEDDVELLATAQRLLAKVWQSGRHEVATALRTADGRVHTGVHVEGSCRRSSICAEGVAMGTARGALPAGAELSITSVVSVQIKPAGWFRIIAPCGVCRELISDYCPDATVWVTTVDGDKPVPLRALDLLPEKSRRRW from the coding sequence GTGTCCGCACCGGCGTCGATGGACGAGGACGACGTCGAACTCCTCGCCACCGCCCAGCGCTTGCTGGCCAAGGTGTGGCAGTCGGGCCGCCACGAGGTGGCCACCGCGCTGCGTACCGCGGACGGCCGCGTGCACACCGGGGTCCATGTGGAGGGTTCCTGCCGGCGCAGTTCGATCTGCGCCGAGGGCGTGGCCATGGGCACCGCCCGGGGTGCCCTGCCCGCCGGGGCGGAGCTGAGCATCACGTCGGTGGTGTCGGTGCAGATCAAGCCGGCGGGATGGTTCCGGATCATCGCGCCGTGCGGGGTGTGCCGTGAACTCATCAGCGACTACTGCCCGGACGCCACCGTGTGGGTCACCACGGTCGACGGGGACAAGCCGGTCCCGTTGCGCGCCCTGGACCTGCTGCCCGAGAAGAGCCGACGCCGATGGTGA
- a CDS encoding aldehyde dehydrogenase family protein — translation MDPSIDIPRLPDCEPMLIGGEWTTGTATERIPVLDPATREQLTTVAQAGSAEVTAAVEAANTAHRDRRWRGLPPRQRRDILLRLADLVERDAEQLAVLDTLDNGKAIERARGDVELGLQAIRHFAGTPTRLEGTVHAAGPDRHVYSVREPVGVVAAVLPWNFPFMIAAWKLAPALAAGCTVVVKPAEQTPLTALRLAALCLEAGVPEGVVNVLTGDGRTGAELVAHPGVAKVSFTGSTEVGRHIMAAAAPSLKRLTLELGGKSPNIVFADADLDAAVPNAVRAVFGHSGQMCTAGSRLLVERTIVKEFLDRLVPAVEALRIGPGLSGGVNIGPLVSQEQYDRVTGYVELGRAEGAEVAVSGELPDGPGWFVPPTVFTEVTPDMRIAREEIFGPVATIMPFDSEEEAIALANDSEYGLAAGVWTGSLARAHRTAAALEAGTVWVNTYNEFDPAVAFGGMKQSGLGRDLGDAAVDGFTELKSVTIAL, via the coding sequence GTGGACCCCAGTATCGACATCCCCCGACTGCCGGACTGCGAGCCCATGCTCATCGGCGGCGAGTGGACCACCGGCACCGCGACGGAACGCATCCCGGTGCTCGACCCCGCCACCCGGGAACAGCTCACCACGGTCGCCCAGGCAGGCTCCGCGGAAGTGACGGCGGCGGTCGAGGCCGCCAACACCGCACACCGGGACCGCCGTTGGCGCGGACTGCCGCCCCGGCAACGCCGTGACATCCTGCTGCGCCTCGCCGATCTGGTGGAGCGCGACGCCGAGCAACTGGCGGTGCTGGACACCCTGGACAACGGCAAGGCGATCGAACGCGCCCGGGGCGATGTGGAGTTGGGGCTCCAGGCCATCCGTCACTTCGCGGGCACCCCGACCCGCCTGGAGGGCACCGTGCACGCGGCCGGCCCCGACCGGCATGTGTACAGCGTCCGCGAACCGGTGGGCGTGGTGGCCGCCGTACTTCCGTGGAACTTCCCCTTCATGATCGCGGCCTGGAAGCTCGCCCCGGCCCTGGCGGCGGGTTGCACGGTCGTGGTCAAGCCGGCCGAGCAGACTCCGCTCACCGCGCTGCGGCTGGCCGCTCTCTGCCTGGAGGCGGGCGTGCCCGAGGGCGTGGTCAACGTCCTTACGGGCGACGGGCGTACGGGTGCGGAGCTGGTCGCGCATCCCGGTGTCGCCAAGGTGTCCTTCACCGGGTCCACCGAGGTCGGTCGGCACATCATGGCCGCGGCGGCACCGTCGTTGAAGCGCCTCACGCTCGAACTGGGCGGCAAGTCCCCCAACATCGTCTTCGCCGACGCCGATCTCGACGCGGCCGTACCGAACGCGGTGCGCGCGGTGTTCGGGCACTCCGGGCAGATGTGCACGGCGGGCAGCAGGCTGCTGGTGGAGCGCACGATCGTCAAGGAGTTCCTGGACCGGCTGGTGCCGGCGGTGGAGGCACTGCGGATCGGTCCGGGGCTCTCGGGCGGTGTCAACATCGGCCCGCTGGTGTCGCAGGAGCAGTACGACCGCGTGACGGGTTACGTCGAACTCGGGCGCGCCGAGGGCGCCGAGGTGGCCGTGAGCGGTGAACTGCCGGACGGCCCGGGCTGGTTCGTGCCGCCGACGGTGTTCACCGAGGTCACCCCCGACATGCGAATAGCCCGGGAGGAGATCTTCGGCCCGGTCGCCACGATCATGCCCTTCGACAGCGAGGAGGAGGCGATCGCGCTGGCCAACGACAGCGAGTACGGCCTCGCCGCCGGTGTCTGGACCGGCAGTCTGGCCCGCGCCCATCGCACGGCCGCCGCGCTGGAGGCCGGCACCGTGTGGGTCAACACGTACAACGAGTTCGACCCCGCCGTGGCCTTCGGCGGGATGAAGCAGTCAGGCCTCGGCAGGGACCTCGGCGACGCCGCCGTCGACGGGTTCACCGAGCTCAAGAGCGTGACGATCGCCCTGTGA
- a CDS encoding gamma-glutamyltransferase: MTTASPLILAAPHPAALTAARRAAERGGNAVDAALAAAAALTVVYPHQCSLGGDLIALVHAPGGSVRAVVSAGAAAQAVDVDALRAADRRMPAQGPQTVTVPGVVAGWAALADAHGTSGALADALRDAAELAEDGATVSAGLARAVRERALQISADPGLTALLTGPDGTPLDEGAPLPQPQLAAVLRTLADDPSSFYRGAVAEALANGLRRAGSSLTASDLAAHQAENVEPLTLDVAGTRWWTAPPPSQGASLLALLETAASAAKLSEPDRTGVLAARCQDASAARDLLLGDPLGPSPVDLDGLLRPAPLAGARAPEPSFRPAGDTVAITAVDASGLAVSLIQSVYQTFGSGICEPETGIVLHNRGSAFSLLPGHPALIGPGLRPPHTLCPVLGRSAELLLAAGCQGGRAQPQILAQTVPDLMDPAADPVAVLDRPRWVIGARDIGHETPTLLAEPGSVPTDAFPSVVPVVVAPGRTDLAGHTQAVRLSADGRLDGASDPRADGGTTLEGSTP; encoded by the coding sequence GTGACAACCGCCTCCCCGCTGATCCTGGCCGCACCGCACCCGGCGGCGCTGACGGCGGCCCGCCGCGCGGCCGAGCGAGGCGGCAACGCCGTGGACGCGGCGCTGGCGGCAGCCGCCGCGCTCACCGTCGTCTACCCCCACCAGTGCTCCCTGGGCGGCGACTTGATCGCCCTCGTGCACGCCCCGGGCGGCTCGGTGCGCGCGGTGGTCTCGGCGGGGGCCGCCGCACAGGCCGTAGACGTCGACGCGTTGCGCGCCGCCGACCGGCGGATGCCCGCGCAGGGGCCGCAGACGGTGACCGTGCCCGGTGTGGTGGCGGGCTGGGCCGCGCTCGCCGACGCCCACGGCACGTCCGGCGCCCTGGCCGACGCACTTCGGGATGCCGCCGAACTGGCCGAGGACGGGGCCACCGTGTCGGCCGGTCTGGCGCGTGCCGTCCGTGAACGGGCCCTGCAGATCAGCGCGGACCCCGGGCTCACCGCACTGCTGACCGGCCCCGACGGCACACCACTCGACGAGGGCGCCCCGCTCCCCCAGCCCCAACTGGCCGCCGTGCTAAGGACGCTCGCCGACGATCCGTCGTCCTTCTACCGGGGCGCGGTCGCCGAGGCGTTGGCGAACGGCCTGCGCCGGGCCGGGAGTTCGCTCACCGCGAGCGATCTCGCGGCCCATCAGGCCGAGAACGTCGAGCCGTTGACGCTGGACGTGGCCGGAACTCGCTGGTGGACCGCCCCGCCGCCGAGCCAGGGGGCGAGTCTGCTGGCCCTCCTGGAAACCGCCGCGTCGGCTGCGAAGCTGTCCGAGCCGGACCGCACCGGCGTGCTGGCGGCTCGCTGCCAAGACGCCTCGGCAGCACGGGACTTGCTGCTCGGCGACCCGCTCGGTCCCTCGCCCGTCGACCTGGACGGATTGCTGCGCCCGGCTCCGCTCGCCGGTGCGCGAGCGCCCGAGCCGTCCTTCCGGCCCGCCGGAGACACCGTCGCGATCACCGCCGTGGACGCTTCCGGGCTGGCCGTCTCCCTGATCCAGAGCGTCTACCAGACCTTCGGCTCCGGCATCTGCGAACCGGAGACCGGCATCGTCCTGCACAACCGGGGCTCGGCGTTCAGCCTGCTGCCCGGCCATCCGGCTCTGATCGGACCGGGGTTGCGGCCCCCGCACACCCTGTGCCCAGTGCTCGGCCGGTCCGCCGAGTTGCTGCTCGCGGCCGGTTGCCAGGGCGGTCGGGCGCAGCCGCAGATCCTCGCCCAGACCGTGCCCGATCTGATGGATCCGGCCGCCGATCCGGTCGCCGTACTGGACCGGCCCCGCTGGGTGATCGGCGCCCGCGACATCGGCCACGAGACACCGACGCTGCTGGCCGAACCCGGATCCGTCCCAACGGACGCGTTCCCGTCGGTGGTTCCGGTCGTCGTGGCGCCGGGCCGTACCGATCTGGCCGGTCACACCCAGGCCGTACGACTGTCCGCCGACGGTCGACTGGACGGCGCCTCCGATCCCCGCGCCGACGGCGGAACCACCTTGGAAGGAAGCACCCCGTGA
- a CDS encoding creatininase family protein — protein MTNAIGPEERRAMSSVFVTGPSGRTIPTGLDVPELAARLGGSGSPLLWEELTWSEAESTAAAQDAVIIPVGATEQHGPHLPLAVDTRICEAVALGVSALTGVPVVPPLSFGVSGSHGDFAGTVALRPETMIAVVEDVIDSLYASGVRQFILLNGHIWNNGALDVSAEKLRVRHRDARVRALGYVTMYPGPEVDGHVTYGRALMHANFFETSVMLHLAPELVRMERATSHVDVDSFWDYRMDQVSETGVWGRDVTDANSKHGEAEFDRCVLTTARAVSTAVREPWPDPTHRPGRQA, from the coding sequence ATGACGAACGCCATCGGTCCCGAGGAGAGGAGAGCCATGTCGTCCGTCTTCGTCACCGGTCCGTCCGGACGAACGATCCCCACAGGGCTCGATGTCCCCGAACTCGCCGCGCGGTTGGGCGGGTCCGGATCGCCGCTGCTGTGGGAGGAGTTGACCTGGTCGGAGGCGGAGTCCACGGCCGCCGCCCAGGACGCCGTCATCATCCCGGTCGGCGCCACCGAGCAGCACGGCCCGCATCTCCCCCTCGCCGTGGACACCCGCATCTGCGAGGCGGTCGCACTGGGCGTCTCCGCCCTGACCGGCGTGCCCGTCGTCCCGCCCCTGAGCTTCGGGGTGTCCGGGTCGCACGGTGACTTCGCCGGGACGGTGGCGCTGCGGCCGGAGACCATGATCGCCGTGGTCGAGGACGTCATCGACTCGCTCTACGCCTCCGGAGTACGGCAGTTCATCCTGCTCAACGGGCACATCTGGAACAACGGCGCGCTCGACGTGTCGGCGGAGAAACTGAGGGTCCGTCATCGGGACGCGCGAGTGCGGGCGTTGGGGTACGTGACGATGTACCCGGGGCCCGAGGTCGACGGACACGTCACCTACGGCCGGGCGTTGATGCACGCCAACTTCTTCGAGACGTCCGTGATGCTGCACCTCGCGCCGGAGCTGGTCCGGATGGAACGGGCCACCTCGCACGTCGACGTCGACTCGTTCTGGGACTACCGCATGGACCAGGTCAGCGAGACCGGGGTCTGGGGCAGGGACGTGACCGACGCCAACTCCAAGCACGGAGAGGCCGAGTTCGACCGCTGCGTCCTGACCACAGCCCGGGCGGTGTCCACGGCGGTACGCGAGCCGTGGCCCGACCCCACTCACCGTCCCGGACGCCAGGCGTGA
- a CDS encoding primary-amine oxidase → MSTLAPEPAPADAPHPLDPLTITELATAVKVLRADTRVPDDSRFWGLALDEDHARRAAPGDARRARAVVFSTSVRHAFEVDLELGDKPQTTAWRELDVRSPGCSSEEARQAAAACRADPRFREALALRGIHDVSLVMVDPESIGGFEPPEYAGRRLTWGSVWHRTSEDDNGYARPVQGVVPIIDMETMEILHIEDHGVVPLSEESGVFAAGTVDERPGLKPLEVVQPEGPSFTVTGQRIDWQGWSVRVGFSHREGLVLHDLAFAAAGKGRRQVIRRAAVNEMYVPYFDTASTQYRKNFFDWGEYGAGPLTNSLALGCDCLGVIQYFDAAVLGGDGVPRLIPNAVCVHEEDDGILWKHHDGRTGRTEVRRSRRLIISAFATVANYDYGFYWSLYQDGSVMLEIKMTGILSATGVEEDEATPYARRVAPNVAVTNHQHFFSVRLDMAVDGDPNRLVEVTAEHEPDPVLDPYGNAARTVLRPILSESEGARRTDPSRGLHWRVESTESRNRMGEPTAYRVHLENTAVLPVREDSVCARRAPFVGRQLWATAYDADRRFVGGEYPNQAEPGADGVHKWQEENRSLDGTDLVLWATVGSHHFPRPEEWPVMPVAKARLRLEPDGFFDRNPALDVPAPNSCHTPSPSAPDHCCG, encoded by the coding sequence GTGAGCACTCTCGCCCCCGAACCCGCACCGGCCGACGCGCCCCACCCGCTGGACCCGCTCACCATCACCGAACTGGCCACGGCCGTAAAGGTGTTGAGAGCCGACACCCGGGTCCCCGACGATTCGCGCTTCTGGGGTCTGGCGCTGGACGAGGACCACGCCCGCCGCGCGGCCCCTGGGGATGCCCGACGCGCCCGCGCGGTCGTGTTCTCCACCTCCGTGCGCCACGCCTTCGAGGTCGATCTCGAACTCGGCGACAAGCCGCAGACCACCGCCTGGCGGGAGTTGGACGTACGCAGTCCGGGCTGCTCCTCGGAGGAGGCGAGGCAGGCGGCGGCCGCCTGTCGCGCCGACCCCCGTTTCCGCGAGGCACTCGCGCTGCGCGGGATCCACGACGTGTCGTTGGTGATGGTGGACCCGGAGTCGATCGGCGGCTTCGAGCCGCCCGAGTACGCGGGCCGCCGGCTGACCTGGGGCAGCGTCTGGCACCGGACCTCCGAGGACGACAACGGCTACGCCCGCCCGGTGCAGGGCGTGGTGCCGATCATCGACATGGAGACCATGGAGATCCTGCACATCGAGGACCACGGAGTGGTGCCGCTGTCGGAGGAGTCGGGCGTGTTCGCGGCCGGGACGGTGGACGAGCGGCCGGGGCTGAAGCCGCTGGAGGTCGTCCAGCCCGAGGGGCCGAGTTTCACCGTCACCGGGCAGCGGATCGACTGGCAGGGGTGGTCGGTCCGGGTGGGCTTCAGTCATCGTGAGGGGCTCGTGCTGCACGACCTAGCCTTCGCCGCGGCCGGGAAGGGTCGTCGGCAGGTGATCCGGCGTGCGGCCGTCAACGAGATGTACGTCCCGTACTTCGACACGGCGTCCACCCAGTACCGCAAGAACTTCTTCGACTGGGGCGAGTACGGCGCCGGTCCACTCACCAACTCCCTTGCTCTGGGCTGCGATTGCCTCGGTGTCATCCAGTACTTCGACGCGGCGGTGTTGGGCGGCGACGGCGTCCCCCGGCTGATCCCCAACGCCGTGTGTGTGCACGAGGAGGACGACGGCATCCTCTGGAAGCACCACGACGGGCGCACGGGCCGTACGGAGGTGCGCCGTTCGCGCCGGCTGATCATCTCGGCGTTCGCGACCGTGGCCAACTACGACTACGGCTTCTACTGGTCGCTGTACCAGGACGGTTCGGTGATGCTGGAGATCAAGATGACCGGCATCCTGTCCGCGACCGGCGTCGAGGAGGACGAGGCGACGCCGTACGCGCGCCGGGTCGCGCCGAACGTCGCGGTCACCAACCACCAGCACTTCTTCAGCGTCCGCCTCGACATGGCGGTGGACGGTGACCCCAACCGGCTGGTCGAGGTCACCGCCGAGCACGAGCCCGACCCGGTCCTCGACCCGTACGGCAACGCGGCCCGGACCGTGCTGCGGCCGATCCTCAGCGAGTCGGAGGGCGCCCGGCGCACCGATCCGTCCCGTGGGCTGCACTGGCGGGTGGAGAGCACCGAGTCCCGCAACCGGATGGGCGAACCGACCGCGTACCGCGTGCACTTGGAGAACACGGCGGTGCTGCCGGTGCGCGAGGACAGTGTGTGCGCCCGCCGAGCCCCGTTCGTGGGGCGGCAGTTGTGGGCCACGGCCTACGACGCGGACCGGCGGTTCGTCGGCGGCGAGTACCCGAACCAGGCCGAGCCGGGCGCGGACGGCGTGCACAAGTGGCAGGAGGAGAACCGGTCGTTGGACGGCACGGACCTCGTGCTGTGGGCCACGGTCGGCTCGCACCACTTCCCGCGTCCCGAGGAGTGGCCGGTGATGCCGGTGGCCAAGGCCCGGCTGCGGCTGGAGCCGGACGGCTTCTTCGACCGCAACCCGGCGCTGGACGTGCCCGCGCCCAACTCCTGCCACACGCCGAGCCCTTCGGCTCCGGACCACTGCTGCGGCTGA
- a CDS encoding cyclase family protein, translating into MNLDFAKAIDVSVPIHPGMLHWGRRPEVEIVESRTAGDPSNVSRWRIGAHTGTHIDAPAHFIDGGKTVDRLDLTALNGTARVLDLTHVKEQITAADLDAAGLGTEERVLLRTSNSEGVLRSPWKAREWVGLAPDGAERLIEAGVRTAGIDYLSIEAVAYTTHWETHQLLCAADVLILEVVDLLHAPAGVYDMLSLPLPLQGAEAAPSRTVLLPRSAA; encoded by the coding sequence ATGAATCTGGACTTCGCCAAGGCGATCGACGTGTCCGTTCCCATCCATCCCGGCATGCTCCACTGGGGCCGCCGCCCCGAGGTGGAGATCGTCGAGTCCCGTACCGCCGGCGATCCCTCCAACGTCAGCCGCTGGCGCATCGGCGCCCACACCGGCACCCACATCGACGCTCCGGCCCACTTCATCGACGGCGGCAAGACGGTCGACCGGCTCGACCTGACCGCCCTCAACGGAACCGCGCGGGTCCTCGACCTCACCCACGTCAAGGAGCAGATCACCGCCGCCGACCTCGACGCGGCCGGCCTCGGCACCGAGGAACGCGTACTGCTGCGCACCAGCAACTCCGAGGGCGTCCTGCGCAGCCCGTGGAAGGCCCGGGAGTGGGTCGGACTCGCCCCCGACGGAGCGGAACGGCTCATCGAGGCCGGGGTACGCACCGCCGGCATCGACTATCTGAGCATCGAGGCCGTCGCCTACACCACCCACTGGGAGACCCACCAACTCCTGTGCGCCGCCGATGTGTTGATCCTGGAGGTCGTGGACCTTCTGCACGCACCGGCCGGGGTCTACGACATGCTCTCCCTCCCCCTACCCCTCCAGGGCGCCGAAGCCGCACCCTCCCGCACCGTGCTCCTCCCGAGGAGCGCGGCGTGA